The following are encoded in a window of Flavobacteriales bacterium genomic DNA:
- a CDS encoding OmpH family outer membrane protein, with translation MKKELIIIGSLVLLLITSCSKTEKTGYIKMGELFEAFELKKQLTGQLEQTVNARKNVLDSLKLNLEMMVAGIKANETNDSLKQAFLFSKEQYLAKQQQFESENQQLQQQYDNQIWTQLNEYVENYGQEQQLGYIFGANGSGAIMYGKESNDITQEVIKYVNQKFVGK, from the coding sequence ATGAAAAAGGAATTAATAATTATTGGAAGTTTGGTGTTGTTGCTTATCACAAGCTGTTCTAAAACAGAAAAAACAGGATACATCAAAATGGGAGAGTTGTTTGAAGCCTTTGAGTTGAAAAAACAATTAACTGGTCAACTCGAACAAACTGTAAATGCTCGAAAAAATGTGTTAGACAGTTTAAAGTTAAACTTAGAAATGATGGTGGCTGGAATTAAAGCCAATGAAACGAACGATTCTTTAAAACAAGCTTTTTTGTTTAGTAAAGAGCAATACCTAGCCAAACAACAACAGTTTGAGTCTGAGAATCAACAACTCCAACAACAATACGATAACCAAATTTGGACACAACTAAACGAATATGTAGAAAACTACGGTCAAGAACAACAGTTGGGGTACATCTTTGGAGCCAATGGCTCTGGTGCTATTATGTATGGAAAAGAATCCAATGACATTACTCAAGAGGTCATTAAATATGTAAATCAAAAATTTGTAGGAAAATAA
- a CDS encoding SprB repeat-containing protein: MKKLFWLLFVFTLYASYSFAEYDVKWANVSGYSYSHTANTLQKTAGSNWNYAVFSHNKLESQHNGEVKFTVTNTGHSFFIGLVNSTTPGNYEKLQFAANQNHTDLRIFEYGDLKDTYSGVIGVGDVVMVERSGANILYSVISSGVKTTYHTTPVNINDQLYAGACSYYHGSVLANVKSSFGYIGCVASLTHIDPENNVLSGSINVTSIDAQGGYYTLSWDNGAMGNSISGLQPGTYTLTITDGIGGVEERVFKIGYLNKWLNVTGYTYSSVNNSIAKLTGGNSWNDGVGISANQLKANENGSVKYAVESITDNKLRVFGLTTYNLAGGIGSIKYGLGTYNGDVFVYESGSFNHARNGVLAIGDELEIHRYNGTVYYNRIRNGKKWTFYETAANVFMSEDLFVDVNFYYPGVSLNNVVTTFDIPIDLSATVTHIDLDNNVQGQVDLQVTGTSGPYTYLWSNGATTQDINNVTQDTYSVVVTDIFNNTKSQTFGVDYMVKWDNVSGIAVDGVNNILTKTAPFGWTNAGAVSHNYLKSGEPGVVTYKVDGIDYYRFLGFWDEDIANVNEPVNSYKNFDYCMYQRYNRIHIIENGNWIGQYNFISPGDIFYLERDVQNNKINYRFKDVSTGGEYLLRSVTPPNSNKLYVGTAMTQTGLQVSKVRATFTYSNGTSYAELYPKLNGGYYKVEDKKLRFHYVEEYQDLDGVLNYKVYPTGSNTPLTLPAQSVVYGNNFYEIDLSTIPIQVPLYYILEVTNEKQEKQYLRFFYDGNPIFDPQHPCPGCPTE; the protein is encoded by the coding sequence ATGAAAAAGTTATTTTGGCTTCTTTTTGTTTTTACACTATATGCATCTTATTCTTTTGCGGAATATGATGTTAAGTGGGCTAATGTAAGTGGCTATTCTTATAGTCATACAGCGAATACCCTCCAAAAAACAGCTGGAAGTAATTGGAATTATGCTGTTTTTTCACATAACAAATTAGAGTCTCAGCACAATGGAGAAGTAAAATTTACGGTAACGAATACAGGGCATTCATTTTTTATTGGTTTGGTAAATTCAACAACCCCAGGAAATTATGAGAAGTTACAGTTTGCTGCTAATCAAAATCATACAGATTTAAGAATTTTTGAGTATGGGGATTTGAAAGATACCTATTCTGGAGTTATTGGAGTTGGTGATGTCGTAATGGTAGAACGAAGTGGTGCTAATATACTTTATAGTGTCATAAGTTCAGGTGTTAAGACAACTTATCATACTACTCCCGTAAATATTAATGATCAATTATATGCTGGGGCTTGTTCTTATTATCATGGAAGTGTTTTGGCTAATGTAAAATCGTCTTTTGGCTATATTGGTTGTGTTGCGTCTTTAACACATATTGATCCTGAAAATAATGTTTTAAGCGGAAGTATAAATGTTACAAGTATTGATGCTCAGGGAGGTTATTATACGTTGTCGTGGGATAATGGAGCAATGGGGAATAGCATCTCTGGTTTACAACCTGGAACATATACTTTAACAATAACTGATGGTATTGGAGGTGTTGAAGAACGCGTATTTAAAATAGGTTATTTGAATAAATGGTTAAACGTAACAGGATATACATATTCATCAGTCAACAATAGTATTGCAAAATTAACAGGAGGAAACAGTTGGAATGATGGAGTTGGGATTTCTGCAAATCAACTGAAAGCAAATGAGAACGGTAGCGTAAAATATGCTGTTGAAAGTATAACAGATAATAAGCTGAGAGTTTTTGGTTTAACAACCTACAATTTAGCAGGTGGAATAGGTAGTATTAAATATGGATTGGGAACATACAATGGTGATGTTTTTGTGTATGAGAGTGGAAGTTTTAACCATGCACGAAATGGTGTTTTGGCCATAGGAGATGAATTGGAAATACACAGGTACAATGGAACGGTTTATTATAATAGAATTCGTAATGGAAAAAAATGGACGTTTTATGAAACTGCCGCCAATGTTTTTATGTCAGAAGACTTATTTGTTGATGTAAATTTCTATTATCCAGGAGTTTCTCTAAATAATGTTGTCACAACTTTTGATATTCCTATTGATTTATCAGCTACTGTAACTCATATAGATTTAGATAATAATGTCCAGGGGCAAGTTGATCTTCAGGTTACAGGGACAAGTGGTCCATATACTTACTTGTGGAGCAATGGAGCCACTACTCAGGATATCAATAACGTTACTCAAGATACCTATTCGGTTGTGGTTACGGATATTTTTAACAATACCAAAAGCCAAACCTTTGGAGTGGATTATATGGTGAAATGGGATAATGTGTCAGGAATAGCAGTTGATGGAGTAAACAATATTTTAACCAAAACAGCGCCGTTTGGATGGACTAATGCAGGAGCGGTTTCTCATAATTATTTAAAGTCAGGAGAACCAGGGGTAGTTACTTATAAAGTTGATGGTATTGACTATTATCGTTTCCTAGGATTTTGGGATGAAGATATAGCAAATGTTAATGAGCCTGTAAACTCGTACAAAAATTTTGATTATTGTATGTACCAACGTTATAACCGAATTCATATTATCGAAAATGGGAATTGGATAGGCCAGTATAATTTCATTTCTCCTGGAGATATCTTTTACCTAGAAAGGGACGTGCAAAATAATAAAATTAATTATCGTTTCAAAGATGTGAGCACTGGTGGAGAATATTTATTGCGAAGTGTTACTCCACCAAATTCAAATAAACTTTATGTGGGAACAGCAATGACACAAACGGGACTGCAAGTCTCTAAAGTTCGTGCGACTTTCACCTACTCTAATGGAACAAGTTATGCTGAGCTTTATCCTAAGTTAAATGGAGGTTATTATAAAGTTGAAGATAAAAAACTTCGATTCCATTATGTCGAGGAATACCAAGATTTAGATGGAGTTTTAAATTATAAAGTTTATCCAACAGGAAGTAATACGCCACTTACGCTACCAGCTCAATCAGTGGTTTATGGAAATAATTTTTATGAAATTGATTTGAGCACTATACCGATTCAAGTTCCCCTATATTATATACTAGAAGTAACCAATGAGAAACAAGAGAAACAATACTTAAGGTTTTTCTATGATGGGAACCCAATTTTTGACCCGCAACATCCATGCCCTGGATGTCCAACAGAGTAA